The genomic DNA GGGGAATATTGTGAGTAAAAATACAATCGATATAACATCTTTAGAAGATGTTTCATTGAACGCCTTCGCTTATGAATTGCTACGTGAAGAATTACTACCTGATTTAATCGGCAACGATTTAGATGGTATTTTATACTGGTCTGGTAGAAACCTTGCAAGAAAATATCCGCTAGAAACAATTGAAGAAGTCATTCAGTTCTTTGAAAAGGCTGGCTGGGGCACTTTAAGCATTATTGAACATAAGCGTCGTGAAATGCAGTTCCAACTTAAAGGCACACTCATTGCAGAACGTCAAAAACAAAAAAGGCATTCTTCTTATCAACTAGAAGCTGGATTCATCGCTGAACAAATTCAAAAGCAACGGAACGTCGTTGCAGAGTCATATGAAGAAAAGAAAAAACGTTCTGACTCTATTACATTTCTTGTGAAATGGGATATAAAAGATCTCATTGAAGTGTAAGCATTACCTACAGTCAACTAGACATATCAGTTTAGTTGACTTTTTTGTATTTTCATTCACGTCAATTTATTTTAAATCTTCAGAAATTATAACAAAAAATAGAAGACATTGTAAACTACAACGTCTTCTTATCTGTTAAATACGTATAAATCGTCTCTGCAACATTTTTTGGCATACCTGCTTCGACAAATTCTGCTACAGAAGCTTCTTTCATCTTCTTTAATGAACCAAAATGTTTTAACAATACCTTTTTCCGTTTATCACCGATTCCTGGAATGTCATCCAATGCTGATTGAATGACAGATTTCCCGTGTAATTGACGATGGAATGTAATCGCAAATCGATGCACCTCGTCTTGAATACGCTGCAATAAATAAAATTCTTGGCTATTTCTCTCAAGCACCACAGGTTCCGGGGGATCTCCAATAATTAAATGGGAGGTTTTATGTTTGTCATCTTTTACAAGACCTGCCATCGGAATATATAATCCGAGCTCATCCTCTAAAATATCACTTGCAGCCGCCAAGTGGCCTTTTCCGCCATCAATAATAATCAAATCCGGTAAAGGTAAATTTTCTTTAAGCGCCCTTGTATAACGGCGTCTCACAACTTCCCTCATAGACTCATAATCATCTGGCCCTTGAACCGTTTTAATTTTATATTTCCTATATTCTTTCTTCGCTGGTTTCCCATCGATAAAAGCAATCATTGCAGAAACGGGATTTGTTCCTTGAATATTTGAGTTATCAAACGCTTCAATACGATACGGTGTTTCAATTCCAAGCTGCTTCCCTAAATGATCTACCGCTTTAATCGTTCGTTCTTCATCACGTTCGATTAAGTAAAACTTCTCTTCAAGAGCAATTTTTGCGTTTTTATTTGCTAATTCTACAAGGTCTTTTTTCTTACCACGTTTCGGCTGTGTCGCTTCCACTTCTAAAAAGCGCTCTACTAATTCCGAGTCTATACTTCCTGGAACGACAATTTCCTTCGGCTTAAAATGACTACTGTTTTCATAAAATTGGCCGATAAACGTTAAAAAGCCCTCTTCTGGTTCATCGTAAATCGGAAACATAGAAACATCACGTTCAATTAGCTTGCCTTTTCGAACGAAGAAAACTTGAACACACATCCATCCTTTATCCACTGCATATCCAAACACATCGCGATCCACTAAGTCACTCATAATCATCTTTTGTTTTTCCATAATCGCATCAATATGAGCAATTTGATCACGCAACTCTTTTGCACGTTCAAACTCTAGTTTCTCTGAGGCCTCATACATTTTTATTTCTAATTCTGAACGAACTTCTTTATGCCCACCATTTAAAAACTTAATAATTTCATCTACAATTTCTTTATTTTGTTCTTCCGTCACTTCTTTCACACAAGGCGCTAGACATTGATCCATATGATAATACAAACAAACTTTATCTGGCATATTCGTGCATTTCCGAAGTGGATACATACGATCTAGCAGTTTTTTCGTTTCATGAGCAGATTGTGCATTTGGATAAGGACCAAAATACTTTCCTTTATCCTTTTTTACATTTCGAGTAATGAGTAAGCGCGGTTGTTTCTCCGCTGTAATTTTAATAAAAGGATATGTTTTATCATCTTTTAATTGAATATTATATTTCGGATCATATTTTTTAATTAGATTTAACTCTAAAATAAGTGCTTCTAAATTCGAAGAGGTTACAATATATTCAAAATCAACAATTTCTCCTACAAGCCGCAGTGTTTTCCCATCATGTGAACCAGTAAAGTACGAGCGCACACGATTTTTAAGCACTTTTGCCTTTCCGACATATATAACCGTTCCTTGCTTATCTTTCATTAAATAACAACCAGGTTGATCTGGTAAAATAGCCAACTTTTCTTTCAAATGTTCGTGCACTCGTCTCCCTCCATTTCTACATGCTTAGCATTTTTATTTTCACTTGAAAACATACTATGCCAAAACACCCAACATACGTTCCTTTATTGTAACGGAAAGGATCTAAAAAAGAAAATAAAAAAAGCTACCATTTGGTAGCTTTTTTTATTTTAGAAGTGTTTAGAAACTAATTCTACTAACGCTTCTTTCGGTTTGTAACCTAACGCTTGATCAACTACTTTACCGTCTTTTAATACGAAAAGAGCTGGAATACTCATTACTTCGAATTGACGAGCAGTTTCTTGGTTTTCATCAACATCTACTTTTACTACTTTTACTTTTTCGCCTAATTCTGCATCGATTTCCTCTAATACAGGAGCGATCATTTTACAAGGTCCACACCAAGGTGCCCAGAAATCTAATAATACAACACCTTCGCTAGTTTCAGCTGCGAAGCTTTGGTCATTTGCGTTTACAATTGCCATTTTATTTCCTCCTTCAAGTATATTCTACCAAGAGTATATCATTAACTTATATACGTGGCGAATAATATGTATCGTTATGTATTGTAACAAAAAAATGTTCCTTTATACTATATAAAAATACGGATTAAATACTAAAAAGATGAGAGACAGGGGATCTCTCACCTTTTTCTATATATAGGGGTACTTCACTTGGAACTCAAGGGTACTTAAATCATGAATGTACTTTTAACTTTTTAAACTCTTCTGTTAAAAGAGGTACAACTTCGAACAAGTCACCGACAATACCGTAGTCAGCTACTTTGAAGATACTTGCTTCTGGATCTTTATTAATCGCAACGATTATTTTTGAGTTAGACATACCTGCTAAATGCTGAATCGCACCAGAAATACCACATGCAATGTATAAGTCTGGCGTAACAACTTTACCAGTTTGACCAATTTGTAATGAGTACTCACAGTATTCAGCGTCACAAGCACCACGAGATGCCCCAACAGCGCCGCCTAGTACGTCAGCTAACTCTTTTAATGGTTTAAATCCTTCTTCACTCTTCACACCGCGTCCGCCAGCGATAATAACTTTCGCTTCAGAAAGATCAACACCTTCTGCTGTTTTACGGACAACATCCTGAATGATTGTACGTAAATCTTTCACATCAACTGTAATAGAAGATACGTCACCGCTGCGAGACTCATCTTTTTCCAGAGTTGCAATGTTATTTGGACGCACTGTCGCAAATAAGATGCCGTCTGTTACAATCTTCTTCTCGAATGCTTTACCAGAGTAAATCGGACGAGTGAAGATAACATTTCCACCTTCAACCTCTAAAGCAGTTACGTCAGAAACTAAACCAGCTTCAAGCTTCGCTGCTAATTTTGGTGATAAATCTTTACCAAGTGCTGTATGTCCAAAGACAATACCTTCTGGATTTTCTTCAGCATGTACAGCTAAAAACGCTTGTGCATAACCATCAGATGTATATGATTTTAATTTATCATTTTCAACTGTCACAACGCGATCTGCACCGTAATGAATCAATTCATTTGCAAAAGAGGCAACGCTGTCTCCAACTAGAAGACCTACTACTTCACCGCCTTCTGCAATTGTTTTTGCTGCTGCTACCGCTTCAAACGAAACGTTACGTAGCGATCCATCACGAACTTCACCCATTACTAATACTTTACGAGCCATAGATTTTCCCTCCTGCATATATAATTTCGTATTTTATTAGATTACTTTCGCTTCTGTATGGAGCAACGATACAAGTTCTTTTACTTGATCTTGCAGCTCGCCTTGTAACACTTTTCCTGCATCTTTCTTAGGAGGCAAATAGATTTCAATTGTTTTTGTCTTTGCTTCCACATCATCTTCTTCTAAATCTAAATCATCTAATTCTAATTCTTCTAGTGGCTTTTTCTTCGCTTTCATAATACCTGGAAGCGATGGATAACGAGGTTCATTTAAACCTTGCTGTGCTGTTACTAACACTGGTAATGAAGTTGCAATCACTTCTGTATCACCTTCAACATCACGCTCAATCTTCACATTTGTACCGTCAATTTCAAGTTTTGTAATTGTCGTTACATACGGAATATTTAACGCTTCAGCTACGCGTGGACCTACTTGTCCAGATGCACCATCAATTGCAACGTTTCCACCTAAAATTAGATCTGCATCTTTATCTTTTAAATATTCAGCAAGCACTTTTGCTGTCGTGAACTGGTCACCATTTTCTACATCATCTTCAATATTAATTAATACCGCTTTATCACAGCCCATCGCTAATGCAGTACGAAGTTCTTTCTCACTATCTTCGCCACCGACTGTTACAACTGTAACTTCTCCACCTTGTGCGTCTCTTACTTGAATTGCTTCTTCAATTGCATATTCATCGTAAGGGTTGATGATGAATTCCGCTTCGCCATCGTAAATTGCACCGTTTTTAATTACGATTTTTTCTTCTGTATCAAATGTTCGTTTCATGAGTACGTAGATGTTCATTCCATTTACCCCCTTGTTTTTCAGAAAGATTCTATCAATTTTAATTTTCTGTTAATTTATATTAAAAAAATAATTGAACTACCTGCCACTAAATGAAGGTTTACGCTTTTCTAAAAATGCAGCTACACCTTCTCTTCCATCTTCACTCGTAAATACTTCACCAAAAATTTGTGATTCACGTTGTACACCTTCATAGTAATGAGACGATTTGGTCGTTTGCAATAACTCTAGTACAGCACGAGTTGTTGCTGGACTTTTTCCAGCAATTTGTTTTGCGACTTTAAGCGTATCATCTAAAAGTGATTCTTCAGAGAACAATCCGTTAACAAGTCCCCATTTCAATGCTTCTGCACCAGTAATTGGTGTACTTGTTAACATCATTTCACAAGCTTTTGCTTTCCCAACATAACGTGGTAAGCGCTGTGTACCTGCAAAGCCAGGAATTAATCCAAGTGTTAATTCAGGTAAACCAAGTTTTGCACTTTCAGTTGCAAAGCGCATGTGGCAAGACATAGCAAACTCAAGGCCGCCGCCCAGTGCCGCTCCATGAATTGCCGCAATAACTGGTTTTGAACATTTTTCAACACGCTCAAACGTAACTTGTCCAAGCTGTGCTAATTCTGTTGCTTGCTTCGCTTCAGTAACAGATGTAAATTCTTTAATATCTGCTCCTGCTGAGAAGAAACGTCCTTCACCGTGAATAACAACAACACGAATGTTATCATCCTTTTCCACTTGATCAATTAATTCAGTAACGTCATGCATAACTTGTGAAGACATCGCATTTGCTGGTGCATGATTTAACGTCGCCACCGCGATATGATCTTCAACTCTTACAGATAGGAATTTCAACATGATCCCTCCCATTATTGACGATAACCACAAGCTGCAATGAGTAGCCCATGTACCGTTTTTGAAAGTGCGACCAGATCATACTTATGATCGCTCATTACCCAATTGGTCACAACTTCATCTACTGTTCCAAAGATCATTTGTCTTGCCACGCGAACATTTAAATCTGCTTGAAATTCACCTTGTTTTATACCAGTCTCTAAAATCTCATCCATAACTTGTAAGTAGCCTTTTAATACTTCATTTATTTTAAGGCGCAAGTCTTGATTGGACTGCCTGAGCTCTAATTGCGTAACGATAGCAAGGGGATCATTTTGTGACAACAGCAAGAAGTGCGTTTCTACCAACATGAATAACTTCGATACAGCGCTTTCAATTCCTGCTGTTTTTTGACGAATTGTTTCGACAAAATCTCCCATCTTCTCTTGGAATAAGGATATTAATATATCTTCTTTATTTTTAAAATATAAATAAATCGTGCCATCAGCTACCCCAGCTTGCTTTGCGATTTTAGAAACTTGCGCTTGGTGGTACCCATTCTCCGCAATCACAATGACTGCCGCATCAATAATTTGATTGTATTTCGGTCTATTTTTCTTCACTTTACTGTCCCCTTCAAGAAGATGACTGAATGAATAGTCATTCATATTCTTATAATACTGACTATTTAGAAAAGTGTCAATCCTATTTTTTCAAAAAGAAAGGGCCTTAGCCCGTTTGCTCATCCTCATTCTTTCTCTTCTCTTCATCCATTAAAACACGGCGTAAAATTTTCCCTACTGTCGTTTTCGGCAATTCATCTCTAAACTCATATACTTTCGGCACTTTATAAGCCGCTAAATATTTACGTGCAAACTGATTTAATTCTTCCTCAGAGCACTCCGTACCTTCTTTTAACACAACAAATGCTTTAACTGTCTCTCCTCTGTACGGATCTGGAACTCCAATTGTCACTACTTCTTGCACTTTTTCATGCTCATATAATACTTCTTCAACTTCACGAGGATACACATTAAATCCACTCGCGACAATCATATCTTTCTTGCGATCTTTTACATAGAAGAATCCATCTTCATCCATGTATCCAACGTCACCTGTATGGAGCCAGCCATCTTGCAATACAGCCGCTGTTTCCTCTGGCTTATTCCAGTATCCTTTCATAATTTGAGGACCTTTCACTACAATTTCCCCTATTTCTCCTGGTGGTAATGCCTCACCAGTTTCAAGTGACATAATGATTGCCTCTGTATCTGGCCACGGAACTCCAATGCTACCCGGCACTCGCTTTTCCCATAAAAAATTACTATGTGTAACCGGAGATGATTCTGTTAAACCATATCCCTCTACTAGTTTACCACCTGTAACTTTTTCGAACTTTTCCTGTACTTCTACTGGCAGTGGTGCTGATCCACTAATACAAGCACGAATAGAAGAAATATCGTATTCTTTTAAAAGCGGGCTATTTAAAAGAGCGATATAAATAGTTGGAGCCCCTGGAAACAATGTCACTTTATGCTTCTTAATCGCTTCAAAAATCATTTTCATATCAAACTTTGGAATAAGGACCATTTTGTATCCTTGCATAATACTTAAATTCATAACAGCTGTCATACCATAAACATGGAAAAATGGAAGAACCCCAAGGACGACTTCTTCACCTTCGTTACAATTATATAACCAATGCACTCCCATCAAAGTGTTAGAAACGAGGTTTTTATGCGTTAACATAACTCCTTTTGGAAATCCGGTTGTTCCTCCTGTGTACTGTAAAAGAGCTAGATCATTTTCAGGATCACAAGGCACCTCAACATTCGTATTCACTTCTTTTTCTACTGAATTCCAAAGATGAATCGTTTCACTCTCTGATACTTTCACAACTAAATTCGACTGTTTTTTCTGCACAAATGGATACAATAGATTTTTAGGGAATGGTAAAAAGTCTGCAATACGAGTTACGATAATATGCTCAATTTTTGTAGCAGATTGAACATTCGTTACTCTTGGAAACACTAAATCGAGACAAAGAATTACTTTTGCTCCCGAGTCATGAAGCTGATATTCTAATTCCCTTTCTGTATACAGTGGATTGGTTTGTACTACGATACCTCCCGCAAGTAATGTACCGTAATAACCAATTACAGCTTGCGGACAATTCGGCAACATAATAGCAACTCGATCACCCTTTTCCACACCGAGCTTTTGAAGATAATTTGCAAACCTCTTCACCTTATCATGGAAGTCCGAAAACGTAATATCCTTCCCTAAAAAGTGAAGCGCTTTCTTTTCTGGGTAGCGAGAAGCCATCTGTTCTACATATCCATGAAGTGGCTGAATATCATAAGAAATCGTACTAGGAATTTCCTCCGGATAACTTTTCAACCATGTTTTTTCCACCTTCATTCCCCCTTCAAATACATAAAAAATAAAGTGAAACTTTAATCAGTGGGGATTTTTCAGCCCCACTGATTATTAGCCCACACCAATCGGGATTTTACGGGCAGTTAATCACCCAGCTAACTTCTTTACTTTCGCTGAATTTTGAGGCGGGATCTTACTGCCCGTTAATGCGGGATAAATGAATGTTCATTCATGATGGTTATTTTCATTATATTATAGTCACCATAGCGTTACAATCATAATATTCTGACTTTTTTATAACTATGCTTTACTTCATTAACTTCTTATTATATGTAGAAACTCTCCTAATCTTAAAAGAGTAAGAGAGTTTGTCATTAACTTAATCTTATAATCGTTAATACCGCTCCTGGGGTAGTTGTTGATAATGTCGCAACAGCTAACAAACCAAATAATTGCAAACTAATTGCACTCCCCGCCGCAAGGGTCGTAATAATTGTCGCACTAAATGATGTCGTTGCTAATGCAGGAGAATTAATAGTCCCAGCAAGCGGTGCCCCATTAATTGTAATTCGTGAACTAACTAATAATGAAGCGGTTATATTAATTGTATATGAAATATAATAGTTCCCTGCATTTGCAACCGTAAATACTGTGTTCCCCCCAGACACTGTAATACCTGGACCGATATTCTGATTGTTTGGAAGCGGGACATTTGTTCCACCTAGTAGTACCGATATTGCTGTTCCCGACGTATTATTTGCAAATGCGTATGTTGCCGTTATACTTGTGCCTGTTGGGCCTGTCGCTCCCGTTGCCCCTGTATCGCCTGTTGCTCCTGTTATCCCTGTCGCTCCCGTTGCCCCTGTGTCGCCTGTTACTCCTGTCGCCCCCGTTGGGCCTGTGCCACCTGTTGCTCCTGTTGGACCCGTTGCCCCTGTTATTCCTGTCACTCCCGTTGGGCCTGTTGCTCCTGTTATTCCTGTCGCTCCCGTTGGACCTGTATCGCCTGTTACTCCCGTCGCTCCTGTTACTCCTGTCACTCCCGTTGGGCCTGTTGCTCCTGTTATTCCTGTCGCTCCCGTTGCCCCTGTGTCGCCTGTTACTCCTGTCGCTCCCGTTGAGCCTGTTGCTCCTGTTATTCCTGTCGCTCCCGTCGGACCGGTTGGACCAACCTTAGGAACTGTCCCATCGCAACTAAAACAGCATGAATCAACATGTACACCATTTTGATTATTACACCCACAATATCCATTTATGTTATTGCTCCATGAAGACATGTTGATCACTTCCTTTACATTCGATCTTTTTAGCGCAATCACCGAATCAAAAAACACCTATCTAAATAACAAAGAAATACTTAGCCTAGTGGGGGATAAAACACAGATTTCCTCCATACATTCTAGTAATTATTACATGCGATTCACTCTCCTTTTGCTTGTACTTTCGCCCCATCTCCACAGATTATTAACCATACACATTACGCTTTCGTACACAGACAAGTTCCCATTTAAACTTTCCACATTCGCCAATCTTTTTAGTAAAGAGGCTGATTCTTCATAAATAGCAACTATAATATATAAAAATCCGTATAACTTGTTATTTTTATTCAAAATTTTAAAAAAATATTGACACTTAAATTATCCTCATAGTATGATTTGGGTGTTGTAATTGATAACCATTTTCACTTATGGTGCTAGTTACAAAAAACACTTAATTTGGGGGCAGAAGATGAAGAAAATTCTCAGTATTTTCATAGTAGTTCTTCTATTCGCTGTTGGATGCGGACAGCAAAAAGAGGAGAAAAAGGAAACAAAAGCGGACAATAAAAATCAAGCTATAACAATTAAACACGCTGAAGGGGAAACAAAGTTAGATAAACCAGCGAAAAAAGTAGTTGTACTTGAGTGGGTATATTCAGAAGACTTATTAGCACTTGGTGTTCAGCCAGTAGGGATGGCAGACATTAAGAATTATAATAAATGGGTAAATACAAAAACAAAACCAAGTAAAGATGTTGTAGATGTAGGGACACGTCAACAACCAAACTTAGAAGAAATTAGCCGTTTAAAACCAGATTTAATTATCACAGCTTCATTCCGTAGTAAAGCAATTAAAAATGAATTAGAGCAAATTGCACCAACAGTTATGTTTGATCCATCAACAAGCAATAACGATCACTTTGCTGAAATGACAGAAACATTTAAACAAATTGCAAAAGCAGTTGGAAAAGAAGAAGAAGGTAAAAAAGTATTAGCTGATATGGATAAAGCCTTCGCTGATGCAAAAGCAAAAATTGAGAAAGCAGACTTAAAAGATAAAAACATCGCAATGGCACAAGCATTTACTGCTAAAAACGTACCAACATTCCGTATCTTAACTGACAATTCTTTAGCTTTACAAGTTACAAAAAAATTAGGTTTAACAAATACTTTTGAAGCAGGAAAATCTGAGCCAGATGGTTTCAAACAAACAACTGTAGAATCATTACAAAGTGTACAAGATTCAAACTTCATTTACATTGTAGCGGATGAAGATAACATTTTTGACACTCAACTAAAAGGCAACCCTGCTTGGGAAGAATTAAAGTTCAAAAAAGAAAACAAAATGTATAAATTAAAAGGCGACACTTGGATTTTCGGTGGTCCTGAGTCTGCAACATCTTTAGCAACACAAGTAGCAGATGTAATGACAGCGAAGAAGTGATTACACAATGAATAGCCTACAACATACACTTCGAGCAAGTCTTGTATTCGGAGGAGGAGCAGCTCTCTTGCTCCTCCTTTTCTTTATTCATATCGGACAAGGTCAAGCAAACATTTCCTATAGTATGATTATTGATGCTCTTATCTCACCGAACCAATCACTAGAGCATCAAACTTTAATTATGCTTCGATTACCTAGGGCCGTAATTGCCATTTTAGCTGGAGGTGCTCTTGCTGCATCTGGGGTCATTTTACAAACATTAACGAAAAATCCACTTGCTGAATCCAGTACAATGGGTATTCACTCTGGCGCATATTTCTTTCTAGTAGCGGCTACAATTTTTTTACCAAAAGGTCTGCAAATTAATTCACTTCTTTTCACATTTATCGGCGGTGCTATTACCGCTTTATTTGTATACCGTATTTCTGGTGAAAAAAAGGGAACCCCACTTAGAATGGCACTAGCTGGTATGGTCGTTACATTAATGCTTTCTGCCTTTACTGGAACGATGCAGCTTTTCTATGAAAATGAAACAGCTGGTTTATTTTTATGGGGAGCTGGATCTCTTATTCAAAATAACTGGGATGGCGTTCAATTTGCTTTTCCATTTATCATTATTTCTTTCCTAGTTTTACTATTTATGTCTCGTAAACTCAACATTCTCTTACTTGGTGATGATGTCGCTGTTTCTCTTGGTGAAAAAACAGCAGTAACACGTCTTATCGCCTTCATTGCTGCGATCTTTTTAACAGCAGTAATTGTAACTGTTGTTGGACCAATTGGATTTGTTGGCTTAGTTGCACCACATTTAATGCGTCTTATTGGCTACCGTCAACACTTTACTCTCCTTCTCTCTTCTTTCTTATGGGGAGCTGTACTATTACTTGGAGCTGATGTCGTTGGTAGACTAATAGATCCAACTGGGGCTGAACTTCCTGTCGGAGCAGTCACGGCAATGATTGGATCACCTTGGCTTATTTACTTAGTCTATCGAATGATGAAATCGAAACAATATATGAATGATAACGGAGCGAATGCAGCTGGAGCTAGTTCTCGCTATTACTCTTATAAAAAGGTAATCATTATCTCTATCACACTTTGCATTGTGACAATTACTCTTGGTGTTACAATCGGTAGTAACGCTTATATCGAAAGTATTACAAATGTTATATCAGGACAATTAACACAATTTGATAAAAATATGATGATGAACCTTCGTTTACCAAGAATGCTCGTTGCTGCTATTGCTGGCGCATGCCTTGCAATAAGTGGGCTTGTTTTCCAAGGTATATTACGAAACCCACTCGCCGATCCTTCTATTATTGGTATTTCATCGGGAGCTGGTGTTGGTGCTTTAACTATTATGTATGTCTTTCCCGCACTTCCTGGTTTCTTCCTACCAATTGGTGCATTTATCGGCGGACTACTTGCAGTTGGAATTGTTCTCTTCTTCTCATGGAAATCAGGATTTAGCCCAACAGCCCTTGCTTTAATAGGAATTGGTATTTCAGCTCTCGGTTCAGCGATTATTCAAATCTTTATCGTTAGAGCAAATTTGAACGTTGCTGCTGCTTTAACATGGCTATCAGGTAGCACGTATGCAAGAGGATGGAATCACTTAGAAAATATCATTCTATATCCATCGCTAATTCTTGTATTCATTATCTTTTTCTTAATAAAACAACTTGATGTTCTCGTACTTGGAGACGATTTAGCAACGGGACTCGGGCAACCAGTAAATAAAACGCGCCTTGCCCTCATTGTGTTAGCAACACTACTTGCATCTGTAAATATCGCAGCTGTCGGTACAATTGCCTTTCTAGGTCTTGTTGCGCCACACTTAGCACGAATCGTCGTTGGTATGAATCATCAAAGATTATTCGTTTGCTCCGCACTATTTGGAGCAATCCTTCTTTCCATTGCTGATTTACTCGGACGAACAATTGCATATCCGAAAGAAATTCCTTCTGGACTTGTCGTTGCTGTACTTGGAGCACCTTATTTCTTATGGTTGATGAGGAAGAGTGGGAAGAAGGTTAATTAAAAAGGAGGCTTCGTTTTAGAAGCCTCCTTTTTATATACTAAATAAAGTGAAACTTTAATTAGTGGGGGGTTTCTTCATCCCCGCTGATTATTAGCCCACACCAATCGGACTTTTATGAGCAGTGGATCTCCCACCTAACTTCTTTGCTCCAGCCGAATCTTGAGGTGGAAGTTTTACTGTCCGACGAATAGCCGGATAAATTACTCTGATCTCACTAATTTCACAGATTTAGTACTCCCCATAAACTCATGATGTACAGTTAATGTGTTCTCCTCAATTTTCAAATCAGCCTTATGCTTTATTTCCCCCACTAAAAATACAAGCTCTACAGAAATAATCCCTTGGTCCACACTTAATATTCGAAAGTCTCCTATAGTAGTCCCTTTCCCAAAAATATTATGTTCCATAAATTCTCCGCCTGTTTTCTCACTATTAATAGATTCTATTTCCAACCCAACTGGCCTGTCTGTACTTTCTGATGACATCCAAGACCCCTTTAACTTTCCAATATCAGCCTCTTTTTTCTTTTCATTTTTTAACTCTTCCTCTTTTTTCTTAACTTCTGCTTGTTGAGTTAGTAAGCCATCGATTTGCTTATTCAGCTCTTCGGCCCGTTGATTTTCCGAAATAAATTGTTGATTTTGGCCAGTATCGTTAACAATTTTATTTACTATCCCTTTAGCCTCTTCATACTTTTTATCACTCTTTAACTTCTCTGCCTTTTCCAATTGACCTATATATTGACCTTTTAACTCTTTATGCTCTATGAGCGAATCTTTTTGTTCTTTCGCTTGACTTTGAAGGATTGCGGAACCATCTTTCATCTTTTCTACTTCTTGAAACAAACCTATTGCTTGTTCTATATTTCCACTCGATTTCTCTTTTATCGAACTTATCATCTTAGTAGTTTGGTCTTTTAATACCTTTGCTTCTTTATCATCCTTTTTCTCTTCTAATGCTAGCTCAAATGATGCTACTGCCGTGTCATATTCTTTACTCGCTAACGCCAATTTCCCTTGATCCATTGCTTTTTTATAGGTTTCATTGCTACATCCTACCATTAAAAATAAAATTATGATTCCTAAAATCAATCTTTTCATAATATCTCCCTAAATTAATATAATTCTATATACACTCAATAGCATCATAAAATTTATATATAAAATTTTAAATA from Bacillus cereus G9842 includes the following:
- the fhuB gene encoding Fe(3+)-hydroxamate ABC transporter permease FhuB: MNSLQHTLRASLVFGGGAALLLLLFFIHIGQGQANISYSMIIDALISPNQSLEHQTLIMLRLPRAVIAILAGGALAASGVILQTLTKNPLAESSTMGIHSGAYFFLVAATIFLPKGLQINSLLFTFIGGAITALFVYRISGEKKGTPLRMALAGMVVTLMLSAFTGTMQLFYENETAGLFLWGAGSLIQNNWDGVQFAFPFIIISFLVLLFMSRKLNILLLGDDVAVSLGEKTAVTRLIAFIAAIFLTAVIVTVVGPIGFVGLVAPHLMRLIGYRQHFTLLLSSFLWGAVLLLGADVVGRLIDPTGAELPVGAVTAMIGSPWLIYLVYRMMKSKQYMNDNGANAAGASSRYYSYKKVIIISITLCIVTITLGVTIGSNAYIESITNVISGQLTQFDKNMMMNLRLPRMLVAAIAGACLAISGLVFQGILRNPLADPSIIGISSGAGVGALTIMYVFPALPGFFLPIGAFIGGLLAVGIVLFFSWKSGFSPTALALIGIGISALGSAIIQIFIVRANLNVAAALTWLSGSTYARGWNHLENIILYPSLILVFIIFFLIKQLDVLVLGDDLATGLGQPVNKTRLALIVLATLLASVNIAAVGTIAFLGLVAPHLARIVVGMNHQRLFVCSALFGAILLSIADLLGRTIAYPKEIPSGLVVAVLGAPYFLWLMRKSGKKVN